In a genomic window of Bacteroidota bacterium:
- a CDS encoding glycosyltransferase family 4 protein: MNSRKRILVFIDWYKPGFKAGGPIQSCANLVEHLSPYFEFYIVTRDTDYCETEPYASVVSNTWNKLNNGEQVYYISQNCLSAATIKKLCNETHCDTAYINGVYSFYFSLLPLYYLKGKKTVKLLVAARGMLAQSAINIKANKKKIFLWFAKKFGFFTRVTFQASTVDEQAAISLALGKETKIVLAENFSKKVKATTLPAKTKEKGTLRLVNIARIAPEKNLLYAISILRHVKSNVIFDFYGPIYDKAYFDKCCELIASLPQNITVTYKQSIESDKVNETLQHYHCLFLPTQGENFGHIILESFTAGCPVIISDKTPWKNLEALNIGFAQSLSNTASFVEAIENMAALNQEQYILWSKSAFDFGVQHTSNPEILKQNLTLFNYKQEHE; this comes from the coding sequence ATGAACAGTAGAAAAAGAATTTTAGTGTTCATCGATTGGTATAAACCCGGTTTTAAAGCCGGTGGGCCAATTCAATCCTGTGCAAATTTGGTAGAACACTTAAGTCCTTATTTTGAATTTTATATAGTGACTCGCGATACTGATTATTGCGAAACAGAGCCTTATGCATCAGTAGTTAGCAATACATGGAATAAGCTGAACAATGGGGAGCAGGTGTATTATATTTCGCAAAATTGTTTATCAGCCGCTACCATCAAAAAATTATGCAACGAAACACACTGCGATACAGCCTACATCAATGGCGTTTATTCGTTTTACTTTTCGTTGCTTCCGCTCTATTACCTTAAAGGAAAGAAAACTGTAAAGTTGCTTGTTGCTGCGCGTGGAATGTTGGCTCAAAGTGCTATAAATATTAAGGCGAACAAGAAAAAAATATTTCTTTGGTTCGCCAAAAAATTTGGTTTTTTTACTCGTGTTACTTTTCAAGCAAGTACCGTCGATGAGCAGGCTGCTATTTCATTAGCACTGGGAAAGGAAACAAAAATTGTGTTGGCCGAAAATTTTTCAAAGAAGGTAAAAGCAACTACACTTCCGGCTAAAACAAAAGAGAAAGGAACACTGCGATTAGTTAATATCGCACGAATAGCCCCTGAAAAAAACTTGTTGTATGCTATTTCAATACTTCGGCATGTAAAGTCGAATGTGATTTTTGACTTTTATGGACCAATTTACGATAAAGCTTACTTTGACAAATGTTGTGAACTTATTGCTAGTTTGCCCCAAAATATTACTGTAACCTACAAGCAAAGTATTGAAAGCGATAAGGTGAATGAAACACTTCAACACTATCATTGTTTGTTTTTACCAACACAAGGTGAAAATTTTGGTCATATTATTTTAGAATCTTTTACTGCAGGATGTCCGGTAATTATTAGTGACAAAACTCCTTGGAAGAATTTAGAAGCATTGAATATTGGATTTGCGCAATCCTTAAGCAATACAGCTTCTTTTGTTGAGGCTATTGAAAATATGGCAGCATTAAATCAAGAACAGTATATTTTATGGTCGAAATCGGCCTTTGATTTTGGAGTACAGCATACAAGTAATCCGGAAATTCTAAAACAAAATTTAACTTTGTTCAATTATAAACAGGAACATGAGTAG
- a CDS encoding exosortase/archaeosortase family protein: protein MFQFAKKNPAAFFLLKALLLYIFWYIFYELWLHPKGYLDALVIDNLIKSGEFIISNLGYRLIPEPDPEWAIRTLGIDGTHGIWIGDPCNGITLFALFTGFVIAYPGPLKSKLWFIPLGLITIHIVNIIRIVALVLITLYAPQYLEFNHTYTFTILVYSYVFFLWMIWSNKLAANSLTVKNG from the coding sequence ATGTTTCAATTTGCAAAGAAAAATCCTGCGGCATTTTTTCTTTTAAAAGCGCTACTACTCTATATTTTTTGGTATATATTTTACGAACTGTGGCTACATCCTAAAGGATATTTAGATGCACTTGTAATTGACAACTTAATTAAAAGTGGCGAATTTATTATCTCAAATTTAGGCTACCGATTAATTCCAGAACCCGATCCTGAATGGGCAATTCGTACACTGGGTATCGATGGAACCCACGGAATTTGGATTGGCGACCCTTGTAATGGAATTACTCTTTTTGCTTTATTTACTGGATTTGTAATTGCCTATCCGGGGCCCTTAAAATCAAAACTTTGGTTTATTCCACTAGGCTTAATTACCATACATATCGTAAATATTATTCGAATAGTTGCTTTGGTATTAATTACTTTATATGCTCCACAATACCTCGAGTTTAATCATACCTACACCTTTACCATATTGGTTTATAGTTATGTGTTTTTTTTATGGATGATTTGGTCAAATAAGTTGGCCGCCAATTCATTAACAGTAAAAAACGGTTAA
- a CDS encoding glycosyltransferase family 4 protein: MKKFLFLYSELAGYMLSCMKLLTELKPVEIEVICWPVNKEAPFAFTFPDKIKVHQKNEFTYDGLVKKVESINPDVIYCSGWIDKDYSKICKRYKSKIPVITAFDNKWKGSIRQYIATLVSPFTIKKYFSHCFVPGPQQYTYARKLGFEKEKILTGLYVADIDFFSKQFSLTKKQKEGNFPKRFIYVGRYYAFKGLEDLWQAFEMLQVEHPSEWELWCFGTGDLPLFQHPKVKHFGFVQTNEMANYIAQSGVFVLPSRIEPWAVVVQEYAAAGFPLILSTEVGAADVFLEDQKNGFQFNKQNVQELKSALYKMTQLSDHERMNMAEKSASLAHTITPKDWVTKIYSVLDTK; the protein is encoded by the coding sequence GTGAAAAAGTTTCTGTTTCTTTATTCAGAGTTGGCAGGTTACATGCTTTCCTGCATGAAATTGTTAACAGAACTTAAGCCTGTTGAAATAGAAGTAATTTGTTGGCCGGTAAATAAAGAAGCTCCCTTCGCTTTTACATTTCCTGATAAAATTAAGGTGCACCAAAAAAACGAATTTACGTATGATGGTTTGGTAAAAAAAGTTGAATCTATTAATCCGGATGTTATTTATTGCAGTGGTTGGATTGATAAAGATTACTCCAAAATATGTAAACGCTATAAATCGAAAATACCTGTAATTACTGCATTTGATAATAAATGGAAGGGAAGTATTCGGCAGTACATTGCAACTTTGGTAAGTCCTTTCACAATTAAAAAGTATTTTTCGCATTGCTTTGTCCCCGGACCACAACAATATACCTATGCGCGAAAATTGGGTTTTGAAAAGGAAAAAATTTTAACGGGATTGTATGTTGCAGATATCGATTTTTTTTCAAAACAGTTTTCACTTACCAAGAAACAAAAAGAAGGGAATTTTCCGAAGCGATTTATATACGTTGGAAGATATTATGCTTTTAAAGGACTCGAAGATTTATGGCAGGCATTTGAAATGCTTCAAGTGGAACATCCTTCTGAATGGGAACTATGGTGTTTTGGTACTGGCGATTTACCATTATTTCAACATCCCAAAGTGAAACATTTTGGATTTGTACAAACAAACGAAATGGCAAATTACATTGCGCAATCAGGCGTTTTTGTGTTACCTAGCCGCATTGAACCTTGGGCAGTAGTAGTACAAGAATACGCCGCTGCTGGCTTCCCTTTAATTTTAAGTACTGAAGTTGGTGCAGCTGATGTATTTTTGGAGGATCAAAAAAACGGATTCCAGTTTAACAAACAGAATGTGCAAGAACTAAAGTCGGCACTTTATAAAATGACTCAACTTAGTGACCATGAGAGAATGAATATGGCTGAGAAAAGTGCTTCCTTAGCTCATACTATAACACCCAAAGATTGGGTTACAAAAATTTATTCAGTGTTGGATACTAAATAA
- a CDS encoding O-antigen ligase family protein — translation MNFFLRDKLQFVIIALAWVISGIYMGPVIYVLLPLCVILFKFKDMFFELFFGFLMLLVLCDSRHPEMRWTVNLKEFYIVMLAVYLLFDKKNFGSYSTFYLRFLPFILVAFYCVIWAVFPVKAAQKTFSYLLLLFVVPNYVYKLYHDEGDKFLKNLIWLGNALLAIGIILYFTNPRLVTFFGRYCGVLGNPNGLGIYTMLNFLLFSMVKGIRPKLFDKNEQLFIYVVLIFTLFLSGSRSSIIAVIIFSIFNYFNKMSPILGIIAFLFILVAYQIIESNLKLIIITLGWGKYFRLDTLESGSGRIVAWAFAWKEIQNNFFIGKGFSHTDYVFEWNYLALNNKGHNGNAHNSYLTLWLDTGLVGLAFYIIALLSTFVKAALNSRVSIAIMYAILFQIFFESWLAASLNPYTILLIIMLVILSDTNIVKGEEVVEQTDDEKEEKLPDFYPQRFVPQR, via the coding sequence GTGAATTTTTTTTTACGCGATAAACTTCAGTTTGTAATCATTGCACTTGCGTGGGTGATAAGCGGTATTTACATGGGACCTGTAATTTATGTCTTGCTCCCGTTGTGTGTAATACTGTTCAAATTTAAGGACATGTTTTTCGAATTGTTTTTTGGCTTCTTAATGTTGCTTGTGCTTTGTGATAGCCGGCATCCTGAAATGCGATGGACAGTTAATCTAAAAGAATTTTACATTGTAATGCTGGCAGTGTATTTACTTTTTGATAAGAAAAACTTTGGAAGCTATAGTACCTTTTATTTGCGCTTTTTACCCTTTATTTTAGTTGCGTTTTATTGTGTTATTTGGGCTGTTTTTCCGGTTAAAGCAGCGCAAAAAACCTTTTCATATTTACTCTTGCTTTTTGTTGTACCCAATTACGTTTACAAGCTATACCATGATGAGGGCGATAAGTTTTTAAAAAACTTGATTTGGCTTGGTAATGCATTGCTTGCAATTGGAATTATCTTGTATTTTACCAATCCTCGTTTGGTTACATTTTTCGGGCGCTATTGTGGAGTGTTAGGTAATCCCAATGGATTAGGAATTTATACCATGCTGAATTTTTTATTGTTTTCAATGGTGAAGGGCATTCGACCCAAGCTGTTTGATAAGAACGAACAGTTATTCATTTATGTGGTATTAATTTTCACTTTGTTTTTATCAGGTTCAAGAAGTTCAATTATTGCAGTAATAATTTTTTCAATCTTTAATTACTTCAATAAAATGTCGCCTATTTTAGGCATCATAGCCTTTCTGTTCATTTTAGTTGCGTATCAAATTATTGAGAGCAATTTGAAATTAATTATTATCACCTTAGGATGGGGTAAGTACTTTAGACTTGACACCTTAGAAAGTGGTTCAGGTAGAATTGTTGCTTGGGCTTTTGCTTGGAAGGAAATACAAAATAATTTTTTTATTGGAAAAGGTTTTTCTCATACTGATTATGTATTTGAATGGAATTACCTGGCATTAAACAATAAAGGGCACAACGGAAACGCACACAATTCTTATTTAACCTTATGGCTCGATACAGGATTGGTTGGTTTAGCATTTTACATCATTGCTTTGCTCTCAACTTTTGTGAAAGCGGCATTAAATTCTAGAGTTTCCATTGCGATTATGTATGCCATACTCTTTCAAATTTTCTTTGAGTCATGGCTAGCTGCATCTTTGAATCCATATACAATTCTGCTCATTATTATGCTGGTAATTTTATCGGATACAAACATTGTTAAAGGCGAGGAAGTGGTTGAACAAACAGACGATGAAAAGGAAGAAAAGCTCCCTGATTTTTATCCTCAACGCTTTGTACCTCAGCGGTAA
- the rffA gene encoding dTDP-4-amino-4,6-dideoxygalactose transaminase — MITFNKPYLSGKELHYIQEAVASMKISGDGTFTKKCHKFFESTYGFKKVLLTTSCTDALEMAAILIDTKAGDEIIIPSYTFVSTANAFVLRGAKIVFTDSAVENPNMDVTAIEKLITPQTKAIVVVHYAGIACDMDKVMELANKHGLYVIEDAAQAIDSYYKGKPLGSIGHLAAFSFHETKNIISGEGGMLVINDEKFVKRAEIIREKGTNRSSFFRGEVDKYGWVDIGSSFLPSDIIAAFLFAQLENIEDIQKRRIEIWNSYEAGLKQLGDKMQVQLPFIPQFATNNAHMFYLVCKSYEERTALISHLKNNNVYSVFHYLSLHKSPFFATQHDGRALPNTDRYADCLVRLPLFYELSSSDCATIINSINEFYSNR; from the coding sequence ATGATAACATTTAACAAGCCTTATTTATCAGGCAAGGAATTGCACTATATTCAAGAAGCTGTTGCTTCAATGAAAATCTCGGGTGACGGTACTTTTACTAAAAAGTGCCACAAGTTTTTTGAAAGTACCTACGGTTTTAAGAAAGTACTCCTTACTACATCATGCACCGATGCTCTTGAAATGGCGGCCATATTAATTGACACAAAAGCTGGCGACGAAATTATTATTCCTTCGTATACTTTTGTTTCAACCGCAAATGCTTTTGTACTGAGGGGTGCAAAAATAGTGTTCACAGATAGCGCTGTCGAAAATCCGAACATGGATGTAACAGCAATTGAAAAATTAATCACACCGCAAACAAAGGCTATTGTGGTTGTGCATTATGCCGGAATTGCTTGCGACATGGATAAAGTGATGGAGTTGGCGAATAAGCATGGTTTATATGTAATTGAAGATGCTGCTCAAGCAATTGATTCATACTACAAAGGAAAACCGCTTGGTAGCATTGGTCATTTGGCTGCATTTTCCTTTCATGAAACAAAGAATATAATTTCAGGAGAGGGAGGAATGTTAGTTATTAATGATGAAAAATTTGTTAAACGAGCCGAGATAATACGCGAAAAAGGAACCAATCGTTCAAGTTTTTTCAGAGGCGAAGTTGACAAATATGGATGGGTAGATATAGGTTCTTCCTTTTTACCATCCGATATTATTGCTGCATTTTTATTTGCACAACTTGAAAACATAGAGGATATACAGAAAAGAAGAATTGAAATTTGGAATTCCTATGAAGCTGGATTAAAACAACTTGGTGATAAAATGCAAGTACAATTGCCTTTTATTCCTCAGTTTGCAACCAACAATGCACACATGTTTTACCTGGTTTGCAAATCATATGAAGAAAGAACAGCCTTAATCTCACATTTAAAAAACAACAACGTTTATTCAGTATTTCATTACCTTTCATTACATAAATCACCATTTTTTGCAACTCAGCACGATGGACGAGCGCTACCAAATACCGATAGATATGCCGATTGTTTAGTAAGGTTGCCACTTTTTTATGAATTGAGCAGTAGCGATTGTGCAACAATTATAAATTCAATTAATGAGTTTTATTCTAACCGCTAA
- a CDS encoding polysaccharide biosynthesis tyrosine autokinase, with protein sequence MAQKNSSLIDINDVNNLIKIISRNWLLILLFLGVAYIIAFVYIHKLTEYSAAKTQILIKSEETYDYQSQILEGLGQSYNAYNSYEKISNEMRVIKSYDLIEKAVSKLNLDVSYYIVGRLKTTEIYEAKPFQIKVLSINPSLYEQPIKLTFIDENNYSIKYDKYGEAISHKFSFDKEAVDSDFKIIVSRNASIDANTVGALRDYEYQFKVHNIQNLVSKYQSGLTVENEEYTAILSVIVEDEIAERAVLFLDTLSKVYLDYSLKSKVDINENTLRYIDKQLDEVIEILSSIEDDLENYKKQKAILDLSKEEETYFQQLTDYEAQRTKLQLQMQSIGELEKYIILDKDPELLPPSFYINSEDDFLKRSVGELYTFQIARNGALFNSTTKNMSITEIDQKIKLLKSNILTYLGNTKVAIQANIDRISKAIGSYEGSIQNIPQKQRQLLNIARKQQVYEKMYSFLLEKKSSTIIARAGIVPETKIIESARSIGIVKPDKNKILYSFLGSSLVIALLIVFMRTTFFSRIESVPELKALTTLPILGEILYSDAGKSSYIVVDADPKSPITESFRSLRTNLEYMASESKSKIVLITSNNPGEGKTFCSVNLASILAKAGKKVLVIELDLHKPKVHLGLNMKSEFGVSNILVGKESTHNSILKTSVENLDTILAGPTPPNASELILSPHMNEMLTYGRENYDYIIVDTPPVGLISDAFILMKYADVCLFVLNVRFATKGSVNNAHEIVELNKLQNFGFVLNGVKQRKSKYYYNRYNYGYGFGYGYGYGYGYGYGKGYGYGGYYGYGQKKNNDTKEPETKA encoded by the coding sequence ATGGCGCAAAAGAATTCTTCCCTGATTGACATTAATGATGTAAATAATTTAATCAAAATAATCTCAAGAAACTGGCTCTTGATTTTACTTTTTTTGGGAGTGGCTTACATTATTGCCTTTGTTTACATTCATAAATTAACGGAATACTCCGCCGCTAAGACTCAAATATTAATTAAATCGGAAGAAACTTACGACTATCAAAGTCAGATTCTCGAAGGTCTCGGTCAATCCTACAATGCGTATAATAGTTATGAAAAAATTTCAAATGAAATGCGCGTTATTAAATCTTACGACTTAATAGAAAAAGCTGTTTCTAAACTAAATTTGGATGTATCCTATTATATTGTTGGAAGATTAAAAACCACTGAAATTTATGAAGCAAAGCCTTTTCAAATAAAGGTTTTGAGCATCAACCCTAGTTTATATGAACAACCAATTAAACTAACTTTTATTGATGAAAATAACTACAGTATTAAATATGATAAATACGGAGAGGCTATTTCACATAAATTTAGTTTTGATAAGGAAGCAGTCGACTCTGACTTTAAAATTATTGTCAGCCGGAATGCTTCAATAGATGCCAACACAGTTGGTGCATTGCGCGATTATGAATACCAATTTAAAGTGCATAATATTCAAAATCTGGTTTCGAAATACCAATCGGGTTTAACAGTTGAAAACGAAGAATATACAGCCATACTCTCTGTTATTGTTGAAGATGAAATAGCAGAAAGAGCTGTGTTATTTTTGGACACGCTGTCGAAAGTTTACCTCGACTATTCACTAAAATCCAAAGTTGATATCAACGAAAATACCTTGAGATACATTGATAAACAATTGGATGAAGTAATAGAAATTTTGTCGAGCATTGAAGACGATCTTGAAAACTATAAAAAACAAAAAGCTATTTTAGATTTATCTAAAGAAGAGGAAACCTATTTTCAGCAACTTACTGACTATGAAGCGCAAAGAACCAAGCTTCAGTTGCAAATGCAATCCATTGGAGAATTGGAAAAATACATTATTCTCGATAAGGATCCTGAATTGCTTCCGCCTTCTTTCTATATTAACAGTGAGGATGATTTCTTGAAACGTTCGGTTGGAGAATTGTATACTTTTCAAATTGCACGAAACGGGGCATTGTTTAACTCCACTACCAAAAACATGTCAATTACCGAGATTGACCAAAAAATTAAACTTTTAAAGAGTAACATTCTTACTTATTTAGGAAATACAAAAGTTGCTATACAGGCCAATATTGATCGTATTTCAAAGGCGATTGGATCTTATGAAGGTTCTATCCAAAACATCCCGCAAAAACAGCGTCAGCTTTTGAATATTGCCAGAAAACAACAGGTGTACGAAAAAATGTACTCTTTTTTACTTGAGAAAAAATCCAGTACGATTATCGCAAGAGCAGGTATAGTTCCCGAAACCAAAATTATTGAATCGGCTCGTTCCATTGGTATAGTAAAGCCTGACAAAAACAAAATTTTGTATTCGTTTTTAGGAAGTAGTTTGGTAATTGCGCTTTTAATAGTGTTTATGCGTACCACCTTCTTCTCACGAATTGAAAGTGTGCCTGAATTAAAAGCATTAACAACATTGCCTATTTTAGGAGAAATTCTTTATTCAGATGCCGGTAAATCATCTTACATTGTTGTAGATGCAGACCCGAAATCGCCCATAACTGAATCATTTAGAAGTTTACGTACCAATCTCGAATACATGGCTTCTGAAAGTAAATCAAAAATTGTGTTGATTACTTCCAATAATCCAGGAGAAGGTAAAACTTTTTGTTCCGTAAATCTTGCCTCAATTTTGGCAAAGGCAGGGAAAAAAGTACTGGTAATTGAGCTCGATTTGCACAAGCCTAAAGTACACCTTGGTTTAAATATGAAATCGGAATTTGGGGTAAGTAATATCCTTGTTGGAAAAGAATCAACACACAATTCTATATTAAAAACTTCGGTCGAGAATTTGGATACCATCCTCGCAGGACCTACTCCTCCTAATGCTTCGGAGTTAATTTTGAGTCCACACATGAACGAAATGTTAACCTATGGACGTGAAAACTATGACTACATTATTGTTGATACACCACCGGTTGGATTAATTTCGGATGCTTTCATTTTGATGAAATATGCTGATGTGTGCCTATTTGTTTTGAACGTTCGATTTGCTACAAAAGGATCTGTAAATAATGCACATGAAATTGTTGAACTAAACAAACTGCAAAATTTCGGTTTCGTGCTAAATGGTGTGAAACAACGCAAATCAAAATATTATTATAACCGATACAATTACGGATATGGTTTTGGTTACGGGTATGGCTATGGATATGGTTATGGATATGGAAAAGGATATGGCTATGGAGGCTATTACGGATACGGCCAGAAAAAGAATAATGATACGAAAGAACCTGAAACCAAAGCATAA
- a CDS encoding serine hydroxymethyltransferase — protein MNKDKQIFDLIGEELKRQTEGIELIASENYVSQQVMNAMGSCLTNKYAEGLPFKRYYGGCEVVDKVEQLAIDRIKQLFGAEWANVQPHSGAQANAAVMLGVLKPGDKILGFDLSHGGHLTHGSPVNFSGKLYVPSFYGVEKETGKVDYDKVEATAIKEKPKLMICGASAYSRDWDYARLRSIADKVGALLLADIAHPAGLIAKGLLNNPLPHCHIVSTTTHKTLRGPRGGLIMMGKDFENPMGLKTPKGETRMMSSILDGAVFPGTQGGPLEHVIAAKAVAFGEALSDDFKLYGVQLMKNAKVMAQAFVDRGYAVISGGTDNHCMLIDLRSKNISGKEAENCLVKADITVNKNMVPFDDKSPFVTSGIRVGTAAITTRGMKEHQIEKIVDLMDRVIINSSSDSITLEVKKEVNKMMQDMPLFAW, from the coding sequence ATGAATAAAGACAAGCAAATTTTTGACCTCATCGGAGAGGAATTAAAACGGCAAACTGAAGGAATCGAATTAATAGCATCCGAAAATTATGTAAGTCAGCAAGTAATGAATGCAATGGGATCTTGCCTTACAAATAAATATGCCGAAGGACTTCCTTTTAAGCGCTATTATGGAGGTTGCGAAGTAGTTGATAAAGTTGAACAATTAGCAATTGACCGTATTAAACAGTTATTTGGAGCTGAATGGGCCAATGTTCAACCGCATAGTGGTGCACAAGCAAACGCAGCAGTAATGCTGGGAGTGTTAAAACCAGGGGATAAAATTCTAGGCTTTGATTTGTCGCATGGTGGACATTTAACACATGGTTCACCTGTAAATTTTTCAGGTAAATTATATGTTCCAAGTTTTTATGGGGTTGAAAAGGAAACAGGTAAAGTTGATTACGATAAAGTGGAAGCTACGGCCATAAAGGAGAAACCCAAATTAATGATTTGCGGTGCTTCAGCTTATTCACGCGATTGGGATTATGCGCGCCTTCGATCAATTGCCGATAAAGTGGGAGCATTGTTGCTTGCCGATATTGCTCATCCTGCAGGTCTTATTGCTAAAGGTTTATTAAATAACCCACTACCGCATTGCCATATAGTTTCAACTACCACCCACAAAACACTTAGAGGGCCGCGTGGTGGATTAATAATGATGGGTAAGGATTTTGAAAATCCAATGGGATTAAAAACACCCAAGGGTGAAACAAGGATGATGTCTTCAATTTTAGATGGAGCAGTGTTTCCGGGTACTCAGGGCGGGCCGCTTGAACATGTAATTGCAGCTAAAGCAGTAGCTTTTGGTGAAGCTTTGAGCGACGATTTTAAGCTTTATGGCGTGCAACTCATGAAAAACGCCAAAGTGATGGCACAAGCATTTGTTGACAGAGGTTATGCGGTAATTAGTGGAGGAACCGACAATCATTGTATGCTCATTGATTTACGCTCTAAAAATATTAGTGGTAAGGAAGCTGAAAATTGTTTAGTTAAAGCTGATATTACAGTAAATAAAAACATGGTTCCTTTCGATGATAAATCACCTTTTGTGACCTCAGGAATCAGAGTAGGCACAGCTGCAATTACTACAAGAGGAATGAAGGAGCATCAAATTGAAAAGATTGTAGACTTAATGGATCGTGTAATTATAAATAGTAGCAGCGATTCAATAACTTTGGAAGTGAAAAAGGAAGTAAATAAAATGATGCAGGACATGCCTTTATTTGCCTGGTAA
- the asnB gene encoding asparagine synthase (glutamine-hydrolyzing), which translates to MCGINIIIGLQDAQLAKNTLAEMNAAMAHRGPDNDGIFVDGTVALGHRRLSIIDLSAAGNQPMSGCEGRYQIVYNGEFYNYQEVKNKLLALANPYSFKFGSDTEVILAAYHTWGVNCLQHINGMFAFAIYDAVKKELFIARDRMGIKPLYFYQNENHLVLSSEIRSLLASGLIPRKLNKKALIDYLRYQTVHAPETMVEGVKMMMPGMYSLINTTIKPIIEEKKYWSIQEISTLTTKDFSYKQVCEKVYELLYESVQRRLIADVPFGAFLSGGIDSSAIVGLMSKAASQTVKTFSVTFDESEFSEARFARLIAEKFKTDHHEIKLTSDYFMQELPAALKAMDHPSGDGPNTFVVSKVTKNAGITMALSGLGGDELFAGYPIFTRSQLLQKFGGLAMVPAALRKIPAEIFKFIRPGIASEKMAELLALNKLNFENTYPLSRQIIADSQLKKLTGFAQLEPNSVAHIINEHELNKFETLTKVSIAEICTYMQNVLLRDTDQMSMASALEVRVPFLDYTLVEYVLSLPDAYKNPTSPKRLLIDALGDLLPPEIVNRPKMGFTLPWKHWMKHEMRQFCEQKIGSLSKRSFIAEAEIIALWNAFLSDNPRVPWSRIWYLIVLENWLIENNISSE; encoded by the coding sequence ATGTGTGGAATAAATATAATCATTGGACTGCAAGATGCACAGCTAGCAAAAAACACTCTAGCTGAAATGAATGCTGCAATGGCACACAGGGGGCCCGACAATGATGGGATATTTGTTGATGGAACCGTAGCCTTAGGACATCGTCGATTATCGATTATTGATTTAAGTGCAGCAGGAAACCAGCCAATGAGTGGTTGTGAAGGCAGGTATCAAATTGTGTATAATGGAGAATTTTACAATTATCAAGAAGTAAAAAATAAATTACTTGCGTTAGCAAACCCTTATTCCTTCAAGTTTGGTAGCGATACCGAAGTTATTTTAGCTGCTTATCATACCTGGGGAGTAAATTGTTTGCAGCATATCAATGGCATGTTTGCTTTTGCTATTTACGATGCAGTAAAAAAGGAATTGTTTATTGCTCGCGACCGAATGGGAATAAAACCGTTGTATTTTTATCAAAACGAAAATCACCTGGTTCTTTCTTCTGAAATACGCTCTTTATTAGCGAGCGGTCTAATTCCTCGAAAATTAAATAAAAAGGCATTAATCGATTATTTGAGGTATCAAACAGTGCATGCACCGGAAACAATGGTTGAGGGTGTAAAAATGATGATGCCTGGAATGTATAGTTTAATTAATACTACAATTAAACCCATCATCGAAGAAAAAAAATACTGGTCCATTCAAGAAATTTCAACATTAACTACCAAGGACTTTTCATATAAACAGGTTTGTGAAAAAGTATACGAGTTACTTTATGAATCGGTACAACGCAGATTAATCGCAGATGTGCCCTTTGGTGCCTTTTTAAGTGGAGGTATTGATTCAAGCGCAATTGTTGGATTAATGAGCAAAGCAGCTTCACAAACAGTCAAGACCTTTTCAGTAACATTTGATGAAAGTGAGTTCAGCGAAGCCAGATTTGCCAGATTAATTGCCGAAAAATTTAAGACCGATCATCATGAGATTAAATTAACCAGCGATTACTTTATGCAGGAACTTCCTGCTGCACTAAAAGCAATGGACCATCCAAGTGGCGATGGACCCAATACCTTTGTAGTTTCAAAAGTTACTAAAAATGCCGGAATTACAATGGCTTTATCAGGATTAGGAGGGGATGAATTATTTGCAGGATATCCAATTTTTACGAGAAGCCAATTGCTTCAAAAGTTTGGGGGCTTAGCGATGGTGCCAGCTGCTTTAAGAAAAATTCCAGCCGAAATTTTTAAATTTATTCGTCCCGGAATCGCATCCGAAAAAATGGCCGAATTGCTCGCTTTAAATAAATTAAATTTTGAAAACACTTATCCCTTATCACGACAAATTATTGCTGATTCGCAACTGAAGAAACTGACAGGTTTCGCGCAACTAGAGCCCAATTCGGTTGCACATATAATTAATGAACACGAACTTAATAAGTTCGAAACCTTAACTAAAGTTTCAATCGCTGAAATTTGCACTTACATGCAGAATGTACTTTTACGCGATACCGACCAAATGAGCATGGCAAGTGCACTTGAAGTAAGGGTACCTTTTTTAGATTATACGCTGGTTGAATATGTATTGTCATTACCTGATGCATACAAAAATCCAACAAGTCCAAAAAGATTGTTGATAGACGCATTGGGCGATTTATTACCTCCTGAGATTGTTAATCGCCCCAAAATGGGATTTACCTTACCTTGGAAACATTGGATGAAACATGAAATGCGCCAGTTTTGTGAGCAAAAAATTGGCTCATTAAGCAAGCGTTCATTTATAGCAGAAGCTGAAATTATAGCGCTATGGAATGCATTTTTATCAGATAATCCAAGAGTGCCTTGGAGCCGTATATGGTACTTAATAGTGCTTGAAAATTGGTTGATCGAAAATAATATTTCAAGCGAATGA